A region of Lacinutrix sp. Hel_I_90 DNA encodes the following proteins:
- a CDS encoding T9SS type A sorting domain-containing protein produces the protein MAGNPQPINGSQSSSSEFLSGPNTLNECQTRQYTAPFVHKVNDYVWTLSGDNSGYCDWEIVSGQGSRIVTIRSGVGFGILTCRPRNSCGNGTMFYKNLHGNEVTESNCGPQLRISPNPNKGETISIALKLPPNDPCNQFRSDTETLDFSNYIGKNLWIYNFYGNLIYESLETSKETHIRSLNLTAGMYVIKRLDAYGKLHIGKLIIE, from the coding sequence TTGGCGGGCAATCCACAACCTATAAATGGCTCACAAAGTTCGAGTAGCGAATTTTTAAGTGGCCCAAACACCTTAAATGAGTGCCAAACTAGACAATATACCGCACCTTTCGTTCACAAAGTAAATGACTATGTATGGACCTTATCTGGTGATAATAGCGGGTATTGTGATTGGGAAATTGTTAGTGGCCAAGGGTCAAGAATTGTCACCATTAGATCTGGTGTTGGCTTTGGTATATTGACGTGCAGACCTCGAAATAGTTGTGGAAATGGCACAATGTTCTACAAGAATTTACATGGAAACGAAGTAACAGAGAGTAATTGTGGTCCACAATTAAGAATAAGTCCAAACCCTAATAAAGGAGAAACCATTTCAATTGCATTAAAGCTGCCTCCAAATGATCCTTGCAACCAGTTTAGAAGTGACACAGAGACTCTTGATTTTAGCAACTATATAGGTAAAAACCTATGGATTTATAACTTTTATGGCAATTTAATATATGAGAGTCTGGAAACCTCAAAAGAGACTCATATAAGAAGTCTTAATCTAACTGCTGGAATGTACGTGATAAAAAGATTAGACGCCTATGGCAAGCTGCATATTGGTAAATTAATAATAGAATAG
- a CDS encoding acyl-CoA desaturase — translation MTRQTLSFSRTDSAKFFRTLNKRVNSYFKDNDIKRTGNWKIWLKTIVMFTLFLAPYFLILTLNIPGWAQLLLTIIMGVGMAGVGMNVMHDGNHGSFSNKEWINRLMGSSIYILAGNVYNWKVQHNVLHHTYTNIHGHDEDLEAGRVLRFSQHTKWRKHHKFQHYYSVLLYGLLTINWAITTDWQQMKRFMKRKLSYGEFPNPVANWSKLVISKIIYIAMWIVLPMLILDMAWWKILLGFFIMHYTAGLILSVVFQLAHVMDEAEMPLPEVNGTMKNTWAIHQLKTTVNFGAKSKIVNWFTGGLNHQVEHHIFPHISHVHYGKISEIVRETAKEFNLPYNEYKTTRKAIIAHFRYLRDMGMKPALQA, via the coding sequence ATGACAAGACAAACATTATCGTTCTCTAGAACAGATTCTGCAAAGTTTTTTAGAACACTTAATAAACGTGTGAATTCTTACTTTAAAGACAACGATATAAAACGAACTGGTAATTGGAAAATATGGCTTAAAACCATAGTAATGTTTACTTTGTTTTTAGCCCCTTATTTTTTAATACTAACTTTAAATATTCCTGGCTGGGCACAATTACTATTAACTATAATTATGGGAGTTGGCATGGCTGGTGTAGGCATGAATGTAATGCATGATGGTAACCATGGTTCGTTTTCTAATAAAGAATGGATTAACCGTTTAATGGGAAGTAGCATTTACATATTAGCTGGAAACGTTTATAATTGGAAAGTACAACATAACGTGCTACACCATACCTACACCAATATTCATGGTCACGATGAAGATTTAGAAGCTGGACGTGTTTTGCGTTTTTCACAGCACACTAAATGGCGTAAACACCATAAATTCCAACATTATTACTCGGTGTTATTATACGGGTTATTAACTATAAATTGGGCTATTACTACAGATTGGCAACAAATGAAACGCTTTATGAAACGTAAGTTATCATATGGTGAATTTCCCAATCCTGTTGCGAACTGGAGTAAATTAGTGATTTCTAAAATCATCTACATCGCGATGTGGATTGTATTACCAATGTTAATTTTAGATATGGCTTGGTGGAAAATCTTATTAGGATTCTTTATCATGCATTATACCGCTGGGCTTATTTTAAGTGTTGTGTTTCAATTGGCACACGTTATGGATGAAGCCGAGATGCCATTGCCAGAAGTAAATGGCACCATGAAAAACACTTGGGCCATTCACCAATTAAAAACAACTGTTAATTTTGGTGCAAAAAGCAAGATCGTTAACTGGTTTACAGGTGGCTTGAATCACCAAGTAGAACATCACATTTTCCCACATATTAGCCATGTTCATTATGGTAAAATTTCAGAAATTGTAAGAGAAACTGCAAAAGAATTTAACTTACCATATAACGAATATAAAACAACACGTAAAGCCATTATCGCCCATTTTAGATACTTAAGAGATATGGGAATGAAACCTGCTTTACAAGCATAA
- the rsmG gene encoding 16S rRNA (guanine(527)-N(7))-methyltransferase RsmG, whose amino-acid sequence MELILKYFPNLTEDQIDKFSKLSALYHDWNLKINVVSRKDIDELYLRHVLHSLAIAKVITFKNGAKIMDVGTGGGFPGIPLAILFPECDFHLVDSIAKKLKVVNEVVEGLKLDNVETTHSRVEEINDAYYDFIISRAVAAMPTFVHWIKGKVAKDQNHELKNGILYLKGGDLTEELQAYETAKIYAISDFYDEAFYETKKVVHLPIKYRG is encoded by the coding sequence ATGGAGCTCATTTTAAAATATTTCCCTAACCTTACTGAAGACCAGATAGATAAGTTTTCTAAGTTATCTGCGTTATATCACGATTGGAATCTTAAAATAAATGTTGTGTCACGTAAAGATATTGATGAGCTATACCTGCGTCATGTATTGCATTCATTAGCCATCGCAAAAGTAATCACCTTTAAAAATGGGGCTAAAATTATGGATGTAGGCACGGGTGGTGGTTTTCCAGGGATTCCTTTGGCTATTTTATTTCCAGAATGTGACTTCCATTTGGTAGACAGCATCGCTAAAAAATTAAAAGTAGTCAATGAAGTTGTTGAGGGTTTAAAGCTTGATAATGTGGAAACAACTCATTCTCGGGTAGAAGAGATTAATGATGCCTATTATGATTTTATTATAAGTAGAGCGGTTGCAGCCATGCCAACTTTTGTGCACTGGATAAAAGGAAAAGTGGCTAAAGATCAAAATCACGAACTTAAAAACGGGATTCTCTATTTAAAAGGCGGTGATTTGACTGAGGAGCTACAAGCTTATGAAACAGCAAAAATCTATGCCATTTCTGATTTTTATGACGAAGCTTTTTATGAGACTAAAAAAGTGGTGCACTTACCAATAAAATATAGAGGTTAA
- a CDS encoding Panacea domain-containing protein, giving the protein MYLCTAFNMKDNIAIIINSLLYILNKIDDRTTDTHQLFKILYFAERKHLSLFGKPITDDSYVAMKFGPVPSNAFNIINCCKGDSFLDESIIEASKLISVSGYKVTATNEADNEWLSDSEMKCLDASFEDNIELNFKQLTDKSHDSAWDNAFHYMDKLEIAKAGGADESMLSYIASKDELKNIRF; this is encoded by the coding sequence ATGTACCTTTGCACAGCCTTTAATATGAAAGATAATATTGCAATTATTATAAATAGTCTCTTATATATTCTTAATAAGATAGACGACAGAACAACAGATACTCATCAGTTGTTCAAAATTCTTTATTTCGCTGAAAGAAAACATTTATCTTTATTTGGAAAACCAATTACAGATGATAGTTATGTAGCTATGAAATTTGGACCAGTACCTTCTAACGCCTTTAATATCATTAATTGTTGTAAAGGAGATTCCTTTTTAGATGAGTCAATAATTGAAGCTTCAAAATTAATATCAGTTAGTGGTTATAAAGTAACAGCTACAAACGAAGCAGATAATGAATGGTTATCGGATTCTGAAATGAAATGCTTAGACGCATCTTTTGAAGATAATATTGAATTAAACTTTAAACAATTAACCGATAAATCACACGATTCTGCTTGGGATAATGCATTCCATTATATGGATAAATTAGAAATTGCAAAAGCAGGAGGTGCTGATGAATCCATGCTGAGCTATATTGCTTCCAAAGACGAATTGAAAAACATTAGGTTTTAG
- a CDS encoding TrkH family potassium uptake protein: MRKRLKLNFKIIFHFFGLLFLFNGGFMLLATLVSLTYNDGVTLNLFLSGLVTVLIGGFAMYATKDHEKEMNKREGYIVVSFGWIVMALSGTLPYLLTESIPSFTDAFFETMSGFTTTGATILNDIEIMPEGILFWRSLTHWIGGMGIIVLAVAILPLLGIGGMQLFAAEAPGPSADKLHPRITDTAKRLWLIYFAYTAAETILLKVAGMSFFDAINHSMTTLSTGGFSTKNSSVAFWNDAPMIQYIIMVFMFLAGTNFVLSYFAFKGKVQKVFQDEEFRLYFKFIAGFTIIAALIIYFNADPSLSSIEHPMVLGEGESAFRHALFQVLTIVTTTGFVSADYTLWTPFLTLFFFGMMFLGGSAGSTSGGIKIMRHLITIKNGFLEFKRTLHPSAILPVRYNRRSVSGEIVFNILGFFILYLLTFIIGTLGFSMMQIDFVSAIGLSASSLGNVGPALGDFGPVNNYDALPDVGKWWSAFLMLIGRLELFTVLILFTPFFWRNR; encoded by the coding sequence ATGCGTAAAAGATTAAAACTCAATTTTAAAATTATTTTCCATTTTTTTGGGCTATTATTCCTGTTTAATGGCGGTTTTATGTTGCTTGCTACTTTAGTAAGCTTAACGTATAACGATGGGGTTACGCTAAATTTATTTTTATCAGGGCTTGTTACGGTGCTTATCGGCGGTTTTGCAATGTATGCTACCAAAGATCATGAAAAGGAAATGAATAAGCGCGAAGGTTATATTGTTGTTTCTTTTGGTTGGATAGTTATGGCTTTGTCTGGAACCTTACCTTACCTTTTAACGGAATCTATACCTAGTTTTACAGACGCTTTTTTTGAAACCATGTCTGGTTTTACCACTACTGGCGCTACTATTTTGAATGATATTGAAATCATGCCAGAAGGGATCTTGTTCTGGAGAAGTTTAACACATTGGATTGGTGGAATGGGTATTATTGTACTGGCAGTAGCCATTTTACCCTTGTTAGGCATTGGTGGGATGCAGTTATTTGCGGCAGAGGCCCCTGGCCCAAGTGCAGATAAATTACATCCCCGTATTACAGATACCGCCAAGCGTTTATGGTTAATTTATTTTGCTTATACCGCTGCTGAAACGATTTTACTTAAAGTAGCAGGGATGTCCTTTTTTGATGCTATAAATCATTCGATGACCACCTTGTCAACAGGAGGGTTTTCAACCAAAAATTCAAGTGTTGCGTTTTGGAATGATGCGCCAATGATTCAATACATCATTATGGTTTTTATGTTTTTAGCGGGAACCAACTTTGTATTAAGTTACTTTGCTTTTAAAGGAAAAGTACAAAAAGTATTTCAGGATGAAGAGTTTAGACTGTATTTTAAATTTATTGCTGGGTTTACTATAATCGCCGCACTTATCATTTATTTTAATGCAGATCCAAGCCTCTCATCTATTGAGCATCCAATGGTGTTGGGAGAGGGTGAAAGTGCTTTTAGGCATGCTTTATTTCAAGTGTTGACTATTGTGACTACTACAGGATTTGTAAGTGCAGATTATACCCTGTGGACGCCGTTTTTAACGCTATTTTTCTTTGGGATGATGTTTTTAGGAGGTTCTGCAGGAAGTACCTCTGGAGGTATTAAAATAATGCGACACCTGATTACCATTAAAAATGGGTTTTTAGAATTTAAGCGCACATTACACCCCAGTGCTATTTTACCCGTGCGCTATAATAGACGGTCGGTTTCAGGAGAGATTGTATTTAATATTTTAGGATTTTTTATCCTCTATCTTTTAACATTTATTATTGGTACTCTAGGGTTTTCAATGATGCAAATTGATTTTGTATCTGCCATTGGTTTATCGGCTTCCAGTCTAGGAAATGTTGGGCCAGCTTTAGGAGATTTCGGACCGGTAAATAACTATGATGCCTTACCAGATGTTGGTAAGTGGTGGTCTGCTTTTTTAATGCTTATTGGACGTTTAGAATTGTTCACGGTTTTAATTTTATTCACCCCTTTCTTTTGGCGTAATCGATAA
- a CDS encoding pyridoxal phosphate-dependent aminotransferase → MSQPLSERILNMSTSATLAMAAKTRELRAEGKDIIGLSLGEPDFNTPDFIKGAAIQAINDDYNSYSPVDGYVELKEAVITKFKRDNGLTYTLPQVVVSTGAKQSLYNVAQVMLNKGDEVILPCPYWVSYSDIVKVAEGVPVEVQTAIDNDFKMTAAQLEAAITPKTKMLWFSSPCNPSGSIYSKEELEALAQVLRKHPNIYVVSDEIYEHINYTEKPHASMASIAGMFDRTITVNGVSKAFAMTGWRVGYIGAPDWIARACNKMQGQITSGTNCIAQRAVITALNAEPSTVKYMIDEFKERRDLVLELLNDIEGFQTNIPEGAFYVFPNVSSFFGKTLRGKTINNANDFSLYLLEEALVATVTGDAFGNPNCIRISYAASQEQIKEAVKRVKEVLR, encoded by the coding sequence ATGAGCCAACCACTTTCTGAACGTATACTAAATATGTCCACGTCTGCCACTTTAGCTATGGCAGCAAAAACAAGAGAACTTAGAGCCGAAGGCAAAGATATTATTGGATTAAGTCTGGGTGAACCAGACTTTAATACTCCAGACTTTATTAAGGGCGCAGCAATTCAAGCGATTAATGACGATTATAATTCGTACTCACCAGTAGATGGGTATGTAGAATTAAAAGAGGCCGTTATCACTAAATTTAAGCGTGACAATGGCTTAACCTATACGTTACCACAAGTTGTGGTTTCCACTGGCGCTAAACAATCGTTGTATAACGTAGCGCAGGTCATGCTAAACAAAGGTGATGAAGTTATTTTACCTTGTCCGTATTGGGTAAGTTATAGTGACATTGTTAAGGTAGCAGAAGGCGTTCCTGTAGAAGTGCAAACCGCTATAGACAATGATTTTAAAATGACCGCCGCTCAATTAGAAGCTGCCATTACTCCAAAAACAAAAATGCTTTGGTTTAGTTCTCCTTGTAATCCTAGTGGTTCTATATATAGTAAAGAAGAACTAGAAGCCTTAGCGCAAGTGTTAAGAAAACATCCAAACATTTACGTCGTATCAGATGAGATCTATGAACACATCAACTATACAGAAAAACCACATGCAAGCATGGCTAGTATAGCAGGTATGTTTGATCGTACTATTACCGTTAATGGCGTCTCTAAAGCGTTTGCAATGACGGGATGGCGTGTTGGCTATATTGGTGCTCCAGACTGGATTGCACGTGCTTGTAACAAAATGCAAGGGCAAATTACCAGCGGAACAAATTGTATTGCACAACGTGCAGTGATCACCGCATTAAATGCTGAGCCAAGTACTGTAAAATATATGATTGACGAATTTAAAGAGCGTCGTGATTTAGTACTTGAGTTATTAAATGATATCGAAGGGTTTCAAACCAATATTCCGGAAGGTGCTTTTTATGTATTTCCAAATGTTTCTTCTTTCTTTGGAAAGACCTTACGGGGAAAAACAATAAATAATGCTAACGATTTTTCTTTGTATTTATTAGAAGAAGCTTTAGTAGCTACTGTTACTGGTGATGCATTTGGAAACCCCAACTGTATTCGCATAAGTTATGCTGCTTCACAAGAGCAAATTAAGGAAGCCGTAAAGCGTGTAAAAGAAGTATTGCGTTAA
- a CDS encoding cell surface protein, with translation MADINDNIELPFVIKIGFNKLLSYYETLSESDDEFLAAKARRVLKVQKNIPILRNGFTQISNLSKYQKEIDIILQDSFSEILTKNEIKTASVPFHNIVFNSSERFRNILNAAGKDFELQIRNMPDDSRYIIACTIILDYCYNFKANHTRPLYYEIPDASGIVKTYKILYNADFIEITPNKNTKSITKADYKELLDNFDNINLWKEKFPPGSYDFNGFVISNIFDITADQSISNIKSSLIAKEKRKDERFMSNFKSIFQSFLGMNDLEVGFSIYNQRADELMPVYDAGVDSFLLETNAKAKDCKKIFCRESYKTLFKDKTFYSVSDIDSFNAKAEGHPSQITILGGNGYKSMILAPIADGDDLMGVLELVSKKKRALNSVVANKLVDVMPYIAAAVKRSRQDEEHLIEAVIQRECTAIHTSVKWKFEAAARTFLIDQQEHGEEASFGKIIFRDVYPLFGQIDVKGSSDARNHATQKDLALQLMLIEKIIKKGFETEKLPIFEKLKFEIDNLSEEINNNFKVDSEQRATSFFRNEIAPLFKFQLENKLDLKALIEDYHSKIDGNLGLIYYYRKNYDDTIMLINKNMSSVIDKEQTKAQKMYPHFFERFKTDGVEHNIYIGESITKEDSFNVIYLYNLRLWQLQVMCKMENEFYTNRDKYPLSLDVASMILVFNQPLSIRFRMDEKLFDVDGTYNARYEVVKKRVDKANIKGTEERATTQGKITIVYSQKEDEIEYLQYVKFLQSKKVLGDTVEILELQDLQGITGLKAIRVNLLYKNNKKEKKEFYTYDDLMKELNV, from the coding sequence ATGGCAGATATTAATGATAATATAGAATTACCATTCGTGATTAAGATCGGTTTTAATAAACTGCTGTCTTACTATGAGACCTTGTCAGAAAGTGATGATGAGTTTCTTGCGGCAAAAGCAAGAAGGGTATTGAAAGTGCAAAAGAATATCCCAATATTACGAAATGGTTTTACTCAAATCTCAAATCTTAGTAAATACCAAAAAGAGATTGATATTATTTTGCAGGATTCTTTTAGCGAAATATTGACAAAAAATGAAATTAAAACCGCTTCGGTTCCTTTTCATAACATTGTTTTTAATTCTTCAGAACGGTTTCGAAATATCTTAAATGCAGCAGGTAAAGATTTTGAATTACAAATACGGAACATGCCGGATGATTCTAGATACATCATTGCCTGTACTATTATTTTAGACTATTGTTATAATTTTAAAGCAAACCATACACGGCCGTTGTATTACGAAATTCCGGATGCTTCTGGGATTGTAAAAACGTATAAAATCCTATACAATGCAGATTTTATAGAGATAACACCCAACAAAAATACCAAATCAATAACCAAGGCGGATTATAAAGAATTACTGGATAATTTTGATAATATTAATTTATGGAAAGAAAAATTTCCTCCAGGAAGTTATGACTTTAATGGCTTTGTTATTTCTAATATATTCGACATAACCGCAGATCAGTCTATTTCAAATATAAAATCGAGCTTAATAGCGAAAGAGAAGCGGAAAGACGAACGGTTCATGTCTAATTTCAAATCTATTTTTCAATCTTTTTTAGGAATGAATGACTTGGAGGTCGGTTTTTCTATCTATAATCAAAGAGCGGATGAATTGATGCCTGTTTACGATGCAGGAGTCGATAGTTTTTTACTAGAAACAAATGCCAAAGCTAAAGACTGTAAGAAAATATTTTGTCGGGAGTCATATAAAACATTATTTAAGGATAAAACATTCTATTCTGTTTCAGATATTGATAGTTTTAATGCAAAGGCTGAAGGTCACCCATCACAAATTACAATACTAGGTGGAAATGGCTACAAGAGTATGATTTTGGCACCAATAGCAGATGGAGATGATTTAATGGGTGTGCTGGAATTAGTATCAAAAAAGAAACGCGCTTTAAACAGTGTGGTTGCCAATAAACTAGTAGACGTCATGCCTTATATAGCTGCTGCTGTTAAGCGCTCTCGTCAAGATGAAGAACATTTAATTGAGGCGGTTATTCAACGGGAATGTACAGCAATCCATACCAGTGTAAAGTGGAAATTTGAAGCAGCAGCGCGTACGTTTTTAATCGATCAACAAGAACATGGCGAAGAGGCTTCTTTTGGCAAAATAATATTTAGAGACGTTTATCCATTATTTGGTCAAATAGATGTCAAAGGCTCTTCAGATGCTAGAAATCACGCCACGCAGAAGGATTTGGCGCTTCAGCTCATGCTTATTGAAAAAATAATTAAAAAAGGATTTGAAACTGAAAAACTGCCGATTTTTGAAAAACTGAAATTTGAAATCGATAACCTTTCAGAAGAAATAAATAATAATTTCAAGGTAGATAGTGAGCAAAGAGCGACTTCTTTTTTTAGAAATGAGATCGCACCACTTTTTAAATTTCAGCTTGAGAATAAATTAGATTTAAAAGCGCTTATTGAAGATTACCATTCTAAAATTGATGGGAATTTAGGTCTTATATACTATTATAGAAAAAATTACGATGATACCATCATGCTCATTAATAAGAACATGTCAAGTGTTATTGATAAGGAGCAAACAAAGGCTCAAAAAATGTACCCGCATTTCTTCGAGCGTTTTAAAACCGACGGTGTAGAGCATAATATTTACATCGGTGAATCAATTACAAAAGAAGATTCTTTTAATGTGATTTATTTGTACAATTTGAGATTGTGGCAGTTACAGGTGATGTGTAAAATGGAGAATGAATTTTATACCAATCGTGATAAATATCCACTATCGCTTGATGTAGCTTCTATGATTTTAGTGTTCAATCAGCCACTGTCCATACGTTTTAGAATGGATGAAAAGCTTTTTGATGTAGATGGAACTTACAATGCACGCTACGAAGTTGTTAAAAAGCGAGTGGATAAAGCAAATATAAAAGGCACAGAAGAACGTGCTACTACACAGGGAAAAATAACGATTGTATATTCTCAAAAAGAAGATGAAATAGAGTATTTACAATATGTAAAGTTTCTTCAGTCTAAAAAGGTTTTAGGTGATACGGTCGAAATTCTAGAGCTACAAGATTTACAAGGGATTACAGGTTTAAAAGCGATTCGTGTCAATTTATTATATAAGAATAACAAAAAAGAGAAAAAGGAATTTTATACCTACGACGATTTAATGAAAGAGCTTAACGTTTAG
- a CDS encoding AraC family transcriptional regulator, translating into MTDKIFNLLLITGAVHGILFNCITLTYRRQKKISKAILFLNLVVLSISLNNLQAWLIAKGYSSSWYFIKYLEVPWYVFIVPTFYSFLIHFLLIEKKYKNYIKSVCYLFLVEIIIRLTLITFCYLNETNANIINSYTRFEEITNALVAFYIFYKSYNIIYKERYNYKYALSFDDTKWLQQFMVLGSLVLIFWLIAIFSNFYLEIPQKNFYYPLRVGSSLLLYWIGYQGFLRYNIMTDRIQLRKEILVNKTNINTDKTSDTTTHKTDSQSKLFDDICLHIEANKLYLNENLSLDEVSKTMNISTSHLSKVINTHENINFTNLINEYRVNYAKAVLTDAQFAHYTIIAIGLESGFKSKSSFYSAFKKFTNQTPSEYRAEHSTS; encoded by the coding sequence ATGACTGATAAAATATTCAACCTACTGCTAATCACCGGAGCTGTACATGGTATACTTTTCAATTGTATCACATTAACGTATCGTCGTCAAAAAAAAATAAGCAAAGCCATACTTTTTTTAAACCTTGTCGTTTTAAGCATCTCGTTAAATAACCTACAGGCCTGGTTAATTGCAAAAGGCTATTCATCCTCATGGTATTTTATAAAATATTTAGAAGTGCCGTGGTATGTTTTTATTGTACCTACATTTTACAGTTTTCTAATTCATTTTTTATTAATTGAAAAAAAATATAAGAACTATATTAAGAGTGTCTGTTATTTGTTTTTGGTAGAAATTATAATCAGACTCACGCTAATCACCTTCTGTTACTTAAACGAAACGAACGCGAACATAATAAATAGCTACACAAGATTTGAAGAAATAACAAATGCTTTAGTAGCCTTCTATATATTTTATAAATCATACAATATTATCTATAAGGAACGCTACAACTATAAATACGCCTTATCATTCGATGACACTAAGTGGTTGCAACAGTTTATGGTTTTAGGTAGTCTGGTTTTAATTTTCTGGCTCATTGCAATATTTTCAAATTTCTATCTCGAGATACCTCAAAAAAACTTTTACTATCCTTTAAGAGTGGGCAGCTCCCTGTTACTGTATTGGATTGGCTACCAAGGTTTTTTACGTTATAACATTATGACAGATAGGATCCAGCTTAGAAAAGAGATCCTTGTTAATAAGACAAATATAAACACTGATAAAACAAGTGATACAACTACCCATAAAACAGACTCCCAATCTAAGCTTTTTGATGACATTTGTTTACATATTGAAGCTAACAAGCTCTATTTAAATGAAAATTTGTCTCTTGACGAGGTTTCTAAAACTATGAATATTAGTACTAGTCATTTATCTAAGGTCATCAACACTCATGAAAATATAAACTTCACGAACCTCATCAACGAATACCGTGTCAATTATGCCAAAGCGGTATTAACGGATGCTCAATTTGCTCATTATACTATAATCGCAATAGGATTAGAGAGTGGCTTTAAATCGAAATCCAGTTTTTATAGTGCTTTTAAAAAATTCACGAATCAGACACCTTCTGAGTATCGGGCAGAACACAGCACATCATAA
- a CDS encoding Pycsar system effector family protein has product MANIIEKTDAFVLELLKDKLSNNIVYHNYTHAKRVFKSTKEIIENSEINVNESEILLLAALLHDVGYIEKREGHEEVSARIATDFLTAEEVDPKTIEAVSTCIKATKFDSEPQNNLEEIIRDADSSHFAKDYFQEASEFLRKEYELCEVKNFTSKEWLNENIEVLSKKHRYYTEYAIKNWKSKKDKNLAKLIKTKKKKKAKDNKEKLKAKYKAQYKNESPERGIQTFYRVALRNHIKLSDIADTKANILLSVNAIIISVVLANLISKLDTNPYLTWPTVIFTLFSVISMIMSIIATRPNVTSGEFTKEDVENKEVNLTFFGNFHKMELKEYEWAVEELLKDKDYVYKSLTKDLYFLGVVLNRKYKILRITYTVFMTGIIVSVFAFGIAIKNNPGENIQDVLEPDSNVSTENRTIKSMFLSENKATYIVAKR; this is encoded by the coding sequence ATGGCTAACATTATTGAAAAGACGGATGCATTTGTGCTAGAGCTTTTAAAGGATAAACTGAGTAACAACATAGTATATCACAACTACACTCATGCCAAAAGAGTATTCAAAAGTACAAAAGAAATTATTGAAAATTCTGAAATTAATGTTAACGAGTCAGAAATATTATTATTAGCAGCGTTATTACACGATGTGGGTTATATAGAAAAGCGAGAAGGTCACGAAGAGGTAAGCGCGAGAATAGCCACAGACTTTCTAACAGCCGAAGAAGTAGACCCCAAAACGATTGAAGCTGTAAGCACTTGTATTAAGGCTACTAAATTTGACTCTGAACCTCAAAACAATCTGGAAGAAATAATTCGTGATGCTGACTCTTCTCATTTTGCTAAAGACTACTTTCAAGAAGCCAGTGAATTTTTACGTAAAGAATATGAATTGTGTGAAGTAAAAAACTTCACATCGAAAGAATGGCTAAATGAGAATATCGAGGTACTCTCAAAGAAACATAGATATTACACTGAATATGCAATAAAGAACTGGAAATCTAAAAAAGATAAAAACTTAGCCAAGCTAATAAAAACGAAAAAAAAGAAAAAGGCTAAAGACAATAAAGAAAAGCTAAAAGCAAAATACAAAGCCCAATACAAAAATGAGAGCCCAGAACGGGGGATACAAACGTTTTATCGTGTTGCCTTAAGAAACCATATAAAACTAAGTGATATCGCAGATACAAAAGCCAACATCTTACTCTCTGTAAACGCTATTATTATTTCTGTGGTTTTAGCAAATTTAATATCAAAGTTAGACACCAATCCTTATTTAACATGGCCAACAGTTATATTCACACTCTTTAGTGTTATCTCTATGATTATGTCTATTATTGCCACCCGCCCAAATGTGACCAGTGGGGAATTCACAAAAGAAGATGTTGAAAACAAAGAAGTGAATTTAACATTCTTTGGAAATTTCCATAAAATGGAATTAAAGGAATATGAATGGGCTGTAGAAGAACTCCTTAAAGACAAAGACTATGTTTACAAATCACTAACTAAAGATTTATATTTTTTAGGTGTCGTATTAAACAGAAAGTACAAAATATTACGCATTACCTATACTGTGTTTATGACTGGCATTATAGTCTCTGTATTTGCTTTTGGTATTGCGATTAAGAACAATCCAGGTGAAAATATTCAAGATGTTTTAGAACCTGATTCAAATGTTAGCACTGAAAATCGAACGATAAAAAGCATGTTTCTCTCTGAAAATAAAGCAACTTATATTGTCGCTAAACGTTAA